In a single window of the Flavivirga spongiicola genome:
- the meaB gene encoding methylmalonyl Co-A mutase-associated GTPase MeaB: MAKEKKSALKEKKGVSISEITNKSTIKAIKKKRRSEINTDALVTSILNGDITALSRAITLVESKNPTHLEKANTIIKACLPHANKSVRIGITGVPGVGKSTFIETFGKHITSKGKRIAVLAIDPSSSLTKGSILGDKTRMEDLVKDANAYIRPSASGDSLGGVARKTRETIILCEAAGFDVIIIETVGVGQSETTVHSMVDFFLLLKLAGAGDELQGIKRGIIEMADAIAINKADGDNLKPAKLAKVEFNRALHLYPEKSSSWQPKVTICSALNDEGIDSIWRIILDYAETTTKNGYFNKKRNEQNKFWLIQTIEEQLKSAFFNRPKIKKELSKQLLLIETNKTTPFAAADYLMGLKT, translated from the coding sequence GTGGCAAAAGAAAAAAAATCTGCACTTAAAGAAAAAAAAGGTGTTTCAATTTCTGAAATCACTAATAAATCTACCATCAAAGCTATTAAAAAGAAGCGTAGATCTGAAATTAATACAGATGCTTTAGTGACCTCTATTTTAAATGGAGACATTACAGCTTTAAGTAGGGCCATTACTTTAGTTGAAAGTAAAAATCCCACACATTTAGAAAAGGCAAATACCATAATAAAAGCATGTTTACCGCATGCAAATAAATCTGTTCGTATTGGTATTACTGGGGTTCCCGGGGTTGGAAAAAGTACTTTTATAGAAACCTTTGGCAAACATATAACTTCTAAAGGAAAACGCATTGCTGTTCTGGCAATAGACCCTAGTAGTTCACTTACAAAAGGCAGTATTTTAGGTGATAAAACCAGAATGGAAGATTTAGTAAAAGATGCTAATGCTTATATACGTCCATCTGCTTCAGGAGATTCATTAGGCGGTGTCGCCAGAAAAACCAGAGAAACTATAATTTTATGTGAAGCCGCCGGGTTTGATGTTATTATTATTGAAACCGTCGGTGTTGGCCAAAGTGAAACCACTGTACATAGTATGGTCGATTTCTTTTTATTATTAAAATTAGCCGGTGCAGGTGATGAACTGCAAGGTATAAAACGAGGCATTATAGAAATGGCAGATGCGATTGCTATTAATAAAGCGGATGGTGATAATTTAAAACCTGCTAAACTTGCTAAGGTAGAATTTAACAGGGCACTTCATCTCTACCCTGAAAAATCTTCTAGCTGGCAACCAAAAGTTACGATTTGTAGTGCCTTAAACGATGAAGGTATTGATTCGATTTGGCGTATTATTTTAGACTATGCAGAAACGACAACAAAGAATGGATACTTTAATAAAAAACGAAACGAACAAAATAAATTTTGGCTCATTCAAACCATTGAAGAACAATTAAAATCTGCGTTTTTTAATCGTCCGAAAATCAAAAAAGAACTTTCAAAACAATTGCTCCTTATTGAAACTAATAAAACCACTCCGTTTGCAGCTGCTGATTATTTAATGGGATTAAAAACCTAA
- a CDS encoding RrF2 family transcriptional regulator: MFSKSCEYGLRAIIYIAQQTNLNNKVSLMTISEEINSPQAFTAKILQQLTRNNIVRSIKGPHGGFVIEPEKMQTKISEVVFLFDGDSIYNGCGLGLKQCDANSPCPLHHKFIEIRNDLKTMLEKTTLEILVNEMNDNDMVWLKR, from the coding sequence ATGTTTTCAAAATCTTGTGAATATGGGCTTAGAGCAATCATTTATATTGCTCAACAAACTAACCTAAACAATAAGGTGAGTTTGATGACCATATCAGAAGAAATCAATTCTCCTCAAGCTTTTACAGCGAAGATTTTACAACAATTAACTCGAAATAATATTGTAAGATCTATTAAAGGACCACATGGTGGATTTGTAATTGAACCAGAAAAAATGCAAACTAAAATTAGTGAGGTCGTTTTCTTATTTGATGGTGATAGTATTTATAATGGTTGTGGACTAGGTTTAAAACAATGTGACGCCAACTCTCCTTGCCCATTACATCATAAATTTATTGAAATTCGTAATGATCTGAAAACCATGTTAGAGAAAACAACACTTGAAATACTAGTTAATGAGATGAATGATAACGACATGGTTTGGCTGAAGCGGTAA
- a CDS encoding cupin domain-containing protein, with product MNTASLLDNITYQENGKPTVTVLLKTSSTKEVRIVMKTGQFMKEHTAPFPIIIELFDGSIDFGVNGKNQDLKKGDMIALDANVPHDLTCISNCIIRLSISVLDGVERIKSI from the coding sequence ATGAACACAGCATCTTTATTAGATAACATTACTTATCAAGAAAACGGCAAACCAACTGTAACTGTTTTATTAAAAACAAGCAGTACAAAGGAAGTTAGAATTGTTATGAAAACAGGGCAATTCATGAAAGAACATACAGCCCCCTTCCCAATCATTATAGAACTATTTGACGGTTCTATAGACTTTGGTGTCAACGGTAAAAACCAAGATCTAAAAAAAGGAGATATGATAGCACTTGATGCTAACGTACCGCATGATTTAACCTGTATTTCTAATTGTATCATTCGTTTATCAATCTCTGTACTTGATGGCGTAGAACGTATTAAAAGCATCTAG
- a CDS encoding response regulator → MKNNLKILLIEDDMIEVMKLNRVVASLNLDHNIIEAHNGEEALNILEKKYELPHIILLDLNMPKINGIEFLSILKKDENLRHIPAIVLTTSNNQKDLLECYKLGIAGYVLKPLKYEDYVTKIKNLLAYWSINELIKI, encoded by the coding sequence ATGAAAAATAATTTGAAAATTCTCCTTATTGAAGATGATATGATTGAAGTTATGAAATTAAATAGGGTCGTAGCGTCTCTAAACCTTGATCATAATATTATAGAAGCCCATAATGGAGAAGAAGCTTTAAATATTTTAGAAAAAAAATACGAATTACCTCACATAATTTTATTAGATTTAAACATGCCAAAAATTAATGGTATAGAATTTTTGTCTATTTTAAAAAAGGATGAAAATTTAAGACATATCCCTGCTATTGTATTAACAACCTCTAATAATCAAAAGGATTTATTAGAATGTTATAAGTTAGGTATTGCAGGTTATGTTTTAAAGCCTTTAAAATATGAAGATTACGTTACCAAAATAAAAAACCTACTTGCTTATTGGAGTATTAATGAATTAATAAAAATTTAA
- a CDS encoding heme NO-binding domain-containing protein gives MKGIVFTEFLDLVEEKFGLEMVDTIISQSELESEGVYTAVGTYKFSEMLQLLQHLSARTNIKIDDLLLVYAEHFFGVLKDSYPGLLVTYKDPIEMLASIENHIHVEVRKIYPDAELPTFEVLEKSDNSLVMIYKSSRAMHHFGLGLMNKTFEHFNSTATIELEKIKEDGTEVKFLINKN, from the coding sequence ATGAAAGGTATTGTATTTACAGAGTTTTTAGATCTTGTTGAAGAAAAATTTGGCTTAGAAATGGTCGATACTATTATATCGCAATCTGAGTTAGAGTCCGAAGGCGTTTATACTGCCGTCGGCACCTATAAATTCTCTGAAATGCTCCAATTACTTCAACATTTAAGTGCCCGTACAAATATTAAAATTGACGATTTATTATTAGTCTATGCGGAACACTTTTTTGGTGTTTTAAAAGATAGCTACCCAGGGCTTTTAGTTACTTACAAAGATCCCATAGAGATGTTAGCATCTATTGAGAATCATATTCATGTGGAGGTTAGGAAAATTTATCCAGATGCAGAATTACCAACTTTTGAAGTTCTTGAAAAATCAGATAATTCACTCGTAATGATTTATAAATCGAGTAGAGCTATGCACCATTTTGGTTTAGGGTTAATGAACAAAACGTTCGAACATTTTAACTCGACTGCCACTATTGAGTTAGAAAAAATAAAAGAAGACGGAACCGAGGTTAAGTTTTTAATTAATAAAAACTAA
- a CDS encoding zinc metalloprotease, translating to MLTHKFKLSIFLATILLCVSCQNDGLDQEGLNQEKQSLSKEATATLNYLIEKGFFEVDLLPDFKDEGFMHGDIVIPFALKGNIDKNSPKKGNVQEKNQWYYNGNGVYYNNSRNIRYYIESSFPTNLEYALSWAAYHWSISSANINFSRTYNRSSADILIGTWYNSNEVAWARAALPDGGGNVGSWMRVNTAKNHAGGESTMALLIHEFGHNLGYLHSDQYGGGQIPGTNGPSYHQNNNCGSVMKSAVYTCNWRFSTPSGWSSDDRTSITWAYGN from the coding sequence ATGTTAACACACAAATTCAAACTCAGTATTTTTTTGGCTACTATTTTATTATGCGTTAGTTGTCAAAATGATGGTTTAGATCAGGAAGGTTTAAATCAAGAAAAGCAATCATTATCTAAAGAAGCTACAGCCACTTTAAATTACTTAATTGAAAAAGGTTTTTTTGAGGTAGATCTTTTACCAGATTTTAAGGATGAGGGTTTTATGCACGGCGACATCGTGATTCCCTTTGCATTAAAAGGGAATATAGATAAAAACTCACCTAAAAAAGGAAATGTTCAGGAGAAAAACCAATGGTATTATAATGGAAATGGGGTATATTATAATAATTCTAGAAATATTAGGTATTATATTGAAAGTAGCTTTCCCACAAACTTGGAATACGCACTTTCTTGGGCTGCTTATCATTGGAGCATATCAAGTGCTAATATTAATTTCAGTAGAACATATAATAGATCGAGTGCAGATATACTAATAGGGACTTGGTATAATTCCAATGAAGTTGCATGGGCAAGGGCCGCATTACCAGACGGTGGAGGGAATGTTGGCTCCTGGATGAGAGTAAATACAGCTAAAAACCATGCAGGCGGAGAGTCTACAATGGCTTTGTTGATACACGAATTTGGGCATAACCTTGGTTATTTACATTCTGATCAGTATGGTGGAGGTCAGATACCAGGTACTAATGGTCCATCGTATCATCAAAATAATAATTGTGGTTCAGTCATGAAAAGTGCAGTATATACTTGTAACTGGAGATTCAGTACACCGTCCGGATGGTCGAGTGACGATAGAACATCTATCACTTGGGCTTATGGAAATTAA
- a CDS encoding PAS domain-containing sensor histidine kinase yields MSQDNIDMLKRALAREKAARKQAEKILEDKAAELYDAKQKLEKSYSELEALLDKTDSQLQGVFENIVDAYVIIDLQGYILKMNDAAVDLLGFDNAKENFNLMKMAAPTEVQRVTDSFKSLLKKGSITDFFLNIVTKKNESKLVHVNASVIYDKGVPVAAQGIVRDITIAKQNEEQLIESENRLSTLILNLDSGVLLEDENRKIVLTNKKFCELFNIPISPELMIGQDCSNAAEQSKNLFVDAENFISKINDTLNKRTTVLGDEIKMVDGKILERDYIPIFKNHEYKGHLWSYRDVTLKRKYSESLEAQKQKYSSIIANMNLGLVEADNKGKILMINQSFSEMSGYSEKEIIGKTGKELFLTKENTEVIETKDLKRRKGESHSYEIKVKNKLGDDRHWLISGAPNYNLNGELVGSIGVHLDITDIKKLELQKEKLLLKLEKSNDELQEYAHIVSHDLKSPLRSIDALVNWIKEDNKGKLDAVSIQNFELIETTLEKMEQLISDVLLYSSIGSEMPEKEPVDLNVIVSELKKILFVPEHISINVLNKLPIIEGDKTKFKQLFQNLISNGVKFNDKEKGLIEIDVLEQKSFYQFSIKDNGVGIKKEYHDKIFKIFHSLNTSKKSTGVGLSIVKKIIDLYQGEIWIDSEAGKGTTFYFTLKKK; encoded by the coding sequence ATGAGTCAAGATAACATTGACATGCTAAAACGTGCACTTGCACGTGAAAAAGCTGCCAGAAAACAAGCAGAAAAAATTCTTGAAGATAAGGCGGCGGAATTATATGATGCCAAACAAAAGTTAGAAAAATCTTATTCGGAGTTAGAAGCACTACTAGATAAAACAGATTCTCAGCTACAAGGTGTTTTTGAAAATATTGTTGATGCTTATGTTATTATAGATCTTCAAGGATATATTCTTAAAATGAATGATGCTGCTGTAGATTTGTTAGGGTTTGATAATGCCAAGGAAAATTTTAATCTAATGAAAATGGCAGCTCCTACAGAGGTACAACGCGTCACAGACTCATTTAAATCTTTACTGAAAAAAGGTTCAATTACAGATTTTTTTCTAAATATAGTTACGAAGAAGAATGAATCTAAATTGGTTCATGTTAATGCCAGTGTTATTTATGATAAAGGAGTGCCAGTCGCTGCACAAGGTATTGTTAGAGATATAACTATAGCGAAACAAAATGAAGAGCAATTGATAGAATCTGAAAACAGGTTATCAACGCTTATTCTCAATTTAGATAGTGGTGTTTTACTTGAAGATGAGAATAGAAAAATAGTACTGACAAACAAGAAATTCTGTGAATTGTTTAATATTCCTATATCTCCGGAATTAATGATAGGGCAAGATTGTTCGAATGCAGCAGAACAAAGCAAAAATCTATTTGTAGATGCAGAAAACTTTATATCAAAAATTAATGATACTCTAAATAAAAGAACCACTGTTTTAGGTGATGAAATTAAAATGGTTGACGGTAAAATTTTAGAACGCGACTATATTCCTATTTTTAAAAATCATGAATATAAAGGCCATTTATGGAGTTATAGAGATGTGACTTTAAAACGAAAGTATAGCGAAAGTTTAGAAGCTCAAAAACAAAAATATAGTAGCATTATTGCTAATATGAATTTAGGCTTGGTTGAAGCTGATAATAAGGGTAAAATATTAATGATTAATCAGAGTTTTTCTGAAATGTCTGGATATTCAGAAAAAGAAATTATTGGAAAAACTGGTAAAGAATTATTTTTAACAAAAGAAAATACAGAAGTCATAGAAACTAAAGATTTAAAGCGTCGTAAAGGGGAATCACACTCGTACGAAATAAAAGTTAAAAATAAATTAGGAGATGATAGACATTGGTTAATAAGTGGAGCCCCAAATTATAATTTAAATGGAGAATTAGTAGGTTCAATAGGGGTACATTTAGATATTACCGATATTAAAAAATTAGAACTTCAAAAAGAAAAATTACTATTAAAACTTGAAAAAAGTAATGATGAGTTACAAGAATATGCACATATAGTGTCGCATGATTTAAAGTCACCATTACGAAGTATAGACGCTCTGGTTAACTGGATAAAAGAAGATAATAAAGGGAAGTTGGATGCTGTGAGTATTCAGAATTTTGAACTTATAGAAACGACATTAGAGAAGATGGAACAACTTATTTCTGATGTTTTGTTGTATTCTAGTATTGGTTCTGAGATGCCCGAAAAAGAACCTGTAGATTTAAATGTCATAGTCAGTGAGCTCAAAAAAATACTATTTGTACCAGAACATATTTCTATAAATGTGCTTAACAAGCTACCGATAATAGAAGGAGATAAAACGAAGTTTAAGCAGCTATTTCAAAATTTAATAAGCAACGGTGTCAAGTTTAATGATAAAGAGAAAGGTCTTATTGAAATTGATGTATTAGAACAAAAATCATTTTATCAATTTTCAATAAAAGATAATGGCGTTGGTATTAAAAAGGAATATCATGATAAGATTTTTAAAATATTCCATTCTCTTAATACAAGTAAAAAATCAACAGGTGTTGGACTTTCTATAGTTAAGAAAATCATTGATTTATACCAAGGAGAAATTTGGATTGATTCCGAAGCAGGAAAAGGCACGACATTTTATTTTACACTTAAGAAGAAATGA
- a CDS encoding FdhF/YdeP family oxidoreductase, translating to MSAPSINKANTPEEFTSLKVTTPAKNSGGFKALKSAVTHASKYMKPADAIKISTKINQKGGFDCPGCAWPDPDDERSLLGEYCENGMKAMSEEMQKKTIDYEFFANHSVEELANLSDFEIGKSGRLSEPMFLAEGASHYQPISWESAFEKVGNHLNALNNPDEAVFYTSGRTTNEAAFLYQLFVREFGTANLPDCSNMCHEASGSALSETLGIGKGSVTLDDLYKAELVLVIGQNPGTNHPRMLTALEKCKKNGGKIIAINPLPEAGLIKFTNPQSPIKLLTGGTKLADVFVPITINGDVAFVKALLLKLLEIEELEGNVFDKDFINGHTHGYDTFIADLKRFNFNDCLELSGVTRSTFDAVFDLVLNKKKIIICWAMGLTQHENAVDNIRELVNLLLLKGSIGKEGAGTCPVRGHSNVQGDRTVGIFEAAPQAFLDKIENKYGFKPTAKHGYSVIDAIKAMNEKKAKVFFGLGGNFISAVPDTNYSAQGLSNCNLTVHVSTKLNRSHLVTGKEALIFPCLGRAEKDYQKTGIQIQSVENSMGVVSSTKGILEPCSDKLLSEVAVVCNIAHATLKERPKINWLQYKDDYNLVREDIQEVVEGFQHYNKRIKQPSGFYLPNGARERKFKTATGKANFSINKLPEWKLKDSELIMMTIRSHDQFNTTIYGLDDRYRGIFNERRIIFMNREDMKIRNLEEKQVVNLTSEFNGKIRKANNFKVVGYDIPKNCCATYFPETNVLVPIDSYAHTAKTPASKSIIINVHVV from the coding sequence ATGAGTGCACCTTCAATAAATAAAGCAAATACACCGGAAGAATTTACGAGCTTAAAAGTAACCACACCAGCGAAAAACAGTGGCGGTTTTAAAGCATTGAAATCAGCGGTTACCCATGCTTCAAAATATATGAAACCTGCAGATGCCATTAAAATTTCGACTAAAATAAATCAAAAAGGAGGGTTTGATTGTCCGGGATGTGCATGGCCAGACCCTGACGATGAGCGCTCATTATTAGGTGAATACTGTGAGAATGGTATGAAAGCGATGTCGGAAGAGATGCAAAAGAAAACAATTGATTATGAGTTTTTTGCAAATCATTCGGTTGAAGAACTTGCCAATTTATCAGATTTTGAAATCGGTAAATCTGGACGTCTTTCAGAACCTATGTTTTTGGCAGAAGGAGCGTCTCATTATCAACCTATATCCTGGGAATCTGCTTTTGAAAAGGTCGGTAACCATTTGAATGCTTTAAATAATCCAGACGAAGCAGTTTTTTATACATCTGGCAGAACTACAAACGAAGCTGCCTTTTTATATCAGTTGTTTGTTCGTGAATTCGGAACTGCTAATCTGCCAGATTGCTCTAATATGTGCCATGAAGCAAGTGGTAGTGCACTTTCTGAAACTTTAGGTATTGGAAAAGGCTCAGTAACCTTAGATGATTTATATAAAGCAGAATTGGTTCTGGTTATTGGTCAGAACCCGGGAACCAACCATCCGAGAATGCTAACAGCTTTAGAAAAATGTAAAAAGAATGGTGGAAAAATTATTGCCATTAACCCGCTACCGGAAGCGGGGCTTATTAAGTTTACAAATCCACAAAGTCCTATTAAATTATTGACTGGAGGGACTAAACTTGCCGATGTGTTTGTGCCTATAACTATTAATGGAGACGTGGCCTTTGTAAAAGCTTTATTACTTAAATTATTAGAGATAGAGGAATTAGAAGGCAACGTGTTTGATAAAGACTTTATTAATGGGCATACGCATGGCTATGATACTTTTATTGCAGATTTAAAACGATTTAATTTTAACGATTGTTTAGAATTGTCTGGTGTAACCAGATCTACTTTTGATGCCGTTTTTGATTTAGTTCTAAACAAGAAGAAGATTATTATTTGTTGGGCCATGGGGCTTACCCAGCATGAGAACGCTGTTGATAATATACGTGAATTAGTAAATCTATTATTATTAAAAGGAAGTATAGGAAAGGAAGGAGCAGGTACGTGTCCAGTTCGTGGACATTCTAATGTGCAAGGGGATAGAACCGTTGGAATATTCGAAGCTGCACCACAAGCCTTTTTAGATAAAATTGAAAATAAATATGGTTTTAAACCCACTGCTAAACATGGGTACTCGGTAATTGACGCGATTAAAGCCATGAACGAGAAAAAAGCCAAAGTGTTTTTTGGTCTGGGAGGTAATTTTATCTCAGCAGTTCCAGATACTAATTATTCTGCACAAGGTTTGTCTAATTGTAATTTAACAGTACATGTAAGTACGAAGTTAAATCGCTCACATTTAGTTACTGGTAAAGAAGCTTTAATATTCCCTTGCTTAGGTCGTGCAGAAAAAGATTATCAAAAAACTGGGATTCAAATCCAAAGCGTAGAAAACTCTATGGGGGTTGTGTCCTCTACCAAAGGTATTTTAGAACCTTGCTCCGATAAACTATTAAGTGAAGTTGCGGTGGTTTGTAATATTGCGCATGCTACTTTAAAAGAGCGACCTAAAATCAATTGGCTTCAATATAAGGATGATTATAATTTAGTTCGTGAAGATATCCAAGAAGTTGTAGAAGGGTTTCAGCATTATAATAAAAGAATTAAACAGCCATCTGGTTTTTACTTACCCAATGGAGCCAGGGAAAGAAAATTTAAAACAGCTACAGGAAAAGCTAATTTCTCTATAAATAAATTGCCAGAATGGAAACTTAAGGATTCAGAATTAATAATGATGACGATACGTAGTCACGATCAATTTAATACCACCATTTATGGTTTAGATGATCGTTATCGTGGTATTTTTAACGAACGACGTATTATTTTCATGAATCGGGAAGATATGAAAATTAGAAATCTTGAAGAAAAACAAGTTGTAAATCTGACTTCAGAGTTCAATGGTAAAATTAGAAAGGCCAATAATTTTAAAGTGGTTGGTTATGATATTCCTAAGAATTGTTGTGCCACTTATTTCCCGGAAACTAATGTATTAGTACCTATAGATAGTTATGCGCATACAGCCAAAACACCAGCATCTAAGAGTATTATTATTAATGTACATGTAGTTTAA
- a CDS encoding 2Fe-2S iron-sulfur cluster-binding protein produces the protein MNQINIIDSYNEIYKIPYRQFEYPNLMELIIDNLYDDIGGCLGRGLCGTCHVELVSGSMNVPIHPSEKETLSKINSSNKNSRLACQIILDEKINNMTFKIKTEDNINL, from the coding sequence ATGAATCAAATTAATATCATAGATTCTTACAACGAAATATACAAAATCCCTTATCGACAATTTGAATACCCAAACCTCATGGAGTTAATCATAGACAATTTGTATGATGATATAGGAGGGTGCTTAGGTAGAGGTTTATGTGGTACTTGTCATGTAGAATTGGTTTCCGGATCAATGAATGTACCCATACATCCAAGTGAAAAAGAAACCCTTTCTAAAATAAATAGTTCAAACAAAAACAGTCGATTGGCTTGTCAAATCATTTTAGATGAGAAAATAAATAACATGACTTTTAAAATTAAAACTGAAGATAATATAAACTTATAA
- a CDS encoding DUF2911 domain-containing protein: protein MNTFLKRILILLSIIALGLFLYSFFVENIFSSRLSPKDTVEFKLNDLKLEVFYNRPSKKNRAIFGALVPFNKVWRTGANEATTFETNQTLEVQGMPLPMGKYTLWTVPKDTTWTVIFNSKQYAWGVDSDMKPMWNPNYDVLNIEIPVQKLPATVEQFTIAFDNSTDNLFLTMAWDDVKVAVPLK from the coding sequence ATGAATACCTTTTTGAAGCGTATATTAATTCTTTTATCCATAATAGCATTAGGGCTATTTCTATACTCTTTTTTTGTTGAAAATATCTTTTCTTCACGGCTAAGTCCTAAAGATACTGTAGAATTTAAACTTAATGATCTAAAACTTGAAGTGTTTTATAATAGACCTTCTAAAAAAAATAGAGCGATTTTTGGTGCTTTAGTACCTTTTAATAAAGTTTGGCGCACAGGAGCTAATGAAGCTACTACTTTTGAAACGAACCAAACCCTTGAAGTACAAGGCATGCCTTTACCTATGGGTAAATATACCCTTTGGACGGTTCCTAAAGATACAACCTGGACCGTTATATTTAATTCTAAACAATATGCCTGGGGTGTCGATTCTGACATGAAACCAATGTGGAACCCTAATTATGATGTTTTAAATATTGAGATTCCTGTGCAGAAATTACCAGCTACAGTAGAACAATTTACTATAGCTTTCGATAATTCTACTGATAATTTATTTTTAACAATGGCATGGGATGATGTAAAAGTTGCTGTGCCTCTTAAATAA
- a CDS encoding RNA polymerase sigma factor translates to MFQVDIIEKCKQNNRKAQLQLYNQYCDGMYIVAKRFLKDATEAEDVVQEAFVKAFTKLDQYKAEVTFGAWLKRIVVNKSIDFLKSKKQQLVELDEVHLKVVDTTHDDKWLVDDAITLNDVKIAINKLPEKYQYVVMLYLIEGYDHQEISEILNISEVASRTQLSRGKSKLQELLILKKNGTRY, encoded by the coding sequence ATGTTTCAAGTTGACATTATTGAAAAATGTAAACAAAACAATCGCAAAGCACAATTACAGTTGTACAACCAGTACTGTGATGGTATGTATATTGTTGCTAAACGATTTTTAAAAGATGCTACCGAAGCTGAAGATGTAGTACAAGAAGCTTTTGTTAAGGCTTTTACTAAACTGGATCAATATAAAGCAGAAGTGACTTTTGGAGCTTGGTTAAAACGTATTGTCGTTAATAAAAGTATTGACTTTTTAAAATCTAAAAAACAACAACTTGTTGAATTAGATGAGGTGCACCTAAAAGTGGTCGATACAACACATGATGACAAATGGTTAGTAGATGATGCAATTACATTAAACGATGTGAAAATTGCAATTAATAAATTACCTGAGAAGTATCAATATGTTGTGATGCTTTATTTAATTGAAGGATATGATCATCAAGAAATTTCAGAGATTTTGAATATTTCTGAAGTCGCATCCAGAACACAATTATCAAGAGGTAAAAGTAAATTACAGGAACTGTTAATACTTAAAAAAAATGGCACGAGATATTAG
- a CDS encoding DUF4202 domain-containing protein translates to MKPTRFETTIALIDKKNSEDINTYQVFGLNYPKELLYSLRMSRKLLQFNPNASRALQIAARAQHICRWKIARDEYPMDRIGYLKWRETLKKMHAELTTEILNQVGYDTSFIDRVSSLINKKFIKKNEESQVLEDTICLVFLDYYFEEFVAKHDDEKIINILKKTWIKMSDKGHEAALQLNFSDKSLSLIKQAID, encoded by the coding sequence ATGAAGCCCACAAGATTTGAAACAACTATAGCATTAATAGATAAAAAAAACTCTGAAGATATTAATACGTATCAGGTTTTTGGTTTAAACTATCCAAAGGAGTTATTATATTCGCTGCGCATGTCTCGAAAATTATTGCAGTTTAATCCAAATGCATCACGAGCCCTTCAAATAGCTGCGCGTGCACAACATATTTGCCGTTGGAAGATAGCAAGAGATGAATACCCCATGGATAGGATTGGATATTTAAAATGGCGAGAAACTCTAAAAAAAATGCATGCAGAATTAACTACCGAAATTCTTAATCAGGTAGGATATGATACCTCATTTATTGATAGAGTATCTTCATTGATAAATAAAAAATTTATTAAGAAAAATGAAGAATCTCAAGTTTTAGAAGATACTATTTGTTTGGTTTTTTTAGATTATTATTTTGAAGAGTTTGTTGCAAAGCATGACGATGAAAAAATTATAAATATCCTAAAAAAAACCTGGATTAAAATGTCAGACAAAGGGCATGAAGCAGCCTTACAACTTAACTTTTCAGATAAAAGTTTGTCTTTAATAAAACAGGCGATCGATTAA